The Palaemon carinicauda isolate YSFRI2023 unplaced genomic scaffold, ASM3689809v2 scaffold363, whole genome shotgun sequence genome includes a region encoding these proteins:
- the LOC137636708 gene encoding protein kinase C-binding protein NELL2a-like isoform X2 has protein sequence MKLNVVLLLAVVNFIHCDECKLLFDLAIVEIGGSLRTIYNHLKGHDQLLQRIPDMQEKLEHLENNLQGLSRETAQCLQGEDLENLTNVSAAANQEIKSFHEEMFEVIAWSRKDKCSEGSLLCGQLGSCKNNPFSFTCSCPSGFTWDGSECKDVDECAEGKDDCVPNATCKNSIGSYSCSCNKPFKGDGRTSCEFKCRRPAAKNVPGVGCIMVIQISLSFDHMKKKCKEEGGRLAQHMSLEQLQNIGRSFGYHGPLWVDVYDGKWTSDRSLVPEALWLEGYRSDPSKPCAALGWEFSSSYKLKQWDCSQTFYGYCQFPMP, from the exons ATGAAATTAAATGTAGTTTTACTCTTAGCAGTGGTGAATTTCATCCACTGTGACGAGTGTAAACTCCTGTTTGATTTGGCAATTGTAGAAATCGGGGGCAGCCTGCGAACCATCTATAACCATCTGAAAG GGCATGATCAGCTTCTACAAAGAATTCCTG atatgcaggagaaacttgaacatcttgaaaataatcttcaag GGCTCAGCCGAGAGACTGCACAGTGTCTCCAAGGGGAAGACTTGGAAAACTTGACTAATGTATCAGCagcag CCAATCAAGAGATCAAGTCTTTTCACGAGGAGATGTTCGAAGTCATCGCTTGGTCACGAAAAG ACAAGTGCTCAGAAGGAAGTCTCCTCTGTGGACAGTTAGGATCATGCAAGAACAACCCGTTCAGCTTCACCTGTTCTTGTCCTTCTGGTTTCACCTGGGATGGTTCAGAATGTAAAG ACGTCGATGAGTGTGCTGAAGGCAAAGACGACTGTGTCCCCAATGCAACATGTAAGAATAGCATTGGGAGTTACAGCTGCTCCTGCAACAAACCTTTCAAGGGAGATGGAAGAACATCCTGTG agttcAAGTGCAGAAGGCCAGCAGCAAAAAACGTACCCGGAGTTGGATGCATTATGGTAATCCAGATTTCGTTATCATTCGATCACATGAAGAAGAAGTGCAAAGAGGAAGGAGGGAGACTTGCACAACATATGAGTCTGGAACAACTACAGAATATTGGTCGCTCTTTTGGATATCATG GACCTCTTTGGGTTGATGTCTACGACGGGAAGTGGACGAGTGACAGATCTCTCGTCCCAGAAGCCCTTTGGTTGGAAGGATACCGATCGGACCCTTCGAAGCCTTGTGCGGCCCTTGGATGGGAATTTTCTTCTTCTTACAAATTGAAACAATGGGATTGTTCACAAACGTTTTATGGTTATTGCCAGTTCCCGATGCCCTGA
- the LOC137636708 gene encoding protein kinase C-binding protein NELL2a-like isoform X3 produces the protein MKLNVVLLLAVVNFIHCDECKLLFDLAIVEIGGSLRTIYNHLKGHDQLLQRIPDMQDKLEHLENNLQGLSRETAQCLQGEDLENLTNVSAAANQEIKSFHEEMFEVIAWSRKDKCSEGSLLCGQLGSCKNNPFSFTCSCPSGFTWDGSECKDVDECAEGKDDCVPNATCKNSIGSYSCSCNKPFKGDGRTSCEFKCRRPAAKNVPGVGCIMVIQISLSFDHMKKKCKEEGGRLAQHMSLEQLQNIGRSFGYHGPLWVDVYDGKWTSDRSLVPEALWLEGYRSDPSKPCAALGWEFSSSYKLKQWDCSQTFYGYCQFPMP, from the exons ATGAAATTAAATGTAGTTTTACTCTTAGCAGTGGTGAATTTCATCCACTGTGACGAGTGTAAACTCCTGTTTGATTTGGCAATTGTAGAAATCGGGGGCAGCCTGCGAACCATCTATAACCATCTGAAAG GGCATGATCAGCTTCTACAAAGAATTCCTG ATATGCAGGACAAACTTGAgcatcttgaaaataatcttcaag GGCTCAGCCGAGAGACTGCACAGTGTCTCCAAGGGGAAGACTTGGAAAACTTGACTAATGTATCAGCagcag CCAATCAAGAGATCAAGTCTTTTCACGAGGAGATGTTCGAAGTCATCGCTTGGTCACGAAAAG ACAAGTGCTCAGAAGGAAGTCTCCTCTGTGGACAGTTAGGATCATGCAAGAACAACCCGTTCAGCTTCACCTGTTCTTGTCCTTCTGGTTTCACCTGGGATGGTTCAGAATGTAAAG ACGTCGATGAGTGTGCTGAAGGCAAAGACGACTGTGTCCCCAATGCAACATGTAAGAATAGCATTGGGAGTTACAGCTGCTCCTGCAACAAACCTTTCAAGGGAGATGGAAGAACATCCTGTG agttcAAGTGCAGAAGGCCAGCAGCAAAAAACGTACCCGGAGTTGGATGCATTATGGTAATCCAGATTTCGTTATCATTCGATCACATGAAGAAGAAGTGCAAAGAGGAAGGAGGGAGACTTGCACAACATATGAGTCTGGAACAACTACAGAATATTGGTCGCTCTTTTGGATATCATG GACCTCTTTGGGTTGATGTCTACGACGGGAAGTGGACGAGTGACAGATCTCTCGTCCCAGAAGCCCTTTGGTTGGAAGGATACCGATCGGACCCTTCGAAGCCTTGTGCGGCCCTTGGATGGGAATTTTCTTCTTCTTACAAATTGAAACAATGGGATTGTTCACAAACGTTTTATGGTTATTGCCAGTTCCCGATGCCCTGA
- the LOC137636708 gene encoding uncharacterized protein isoform X1, with product MKLNVVLLLAVVNFIHCDECKLLFDLAIVEIGGSLRTIYNHLKGHDQLLQRIPDMQEKLEHLENNLQDMQDKLEHLENNLQGLSRETAQCLQGEDLENLTNVSAAANQEIKSFHEEMFEVIAWSRKDKCSEGSLLCGQLGSCKNNPFSFTCSCPSGFTWDGSECKDVDECAEGKDDCVPNATCKNSIGSYSCSCNKPFKGDGRTSCEFKCRRPAAKNVPGVGCIMVIQISLSFDHMKKKCKEEGGRLAQHMSLEQLQNIGRSFGYHGPLWVDVYDGKWTSDRSLVPEALWLEGYRSDPSKPCAALGWEFSSSYKLKQWDCSQTFYGYCQFPMP from the exons ATGAAATTAAATGTAGTTTTACTCTTAGCAGTGGTGAATTTCATCCACTGTGACGAGTGTAAACTCCTGTTTGATTTGGCAATTGTAGAAATCGGGGGCAGCCTGCGAACCATCTATAACCATCTGAAAG GGCATGATCAGCTTCTACAAAGAATTCCTG atatgcaggagaaacttgaacatcttgaaaataatcttcaag ATATGCAGGACAAACTTGAgcatcttgaaaataatcttcaag GGCTCAGCCGAGAGACTGCACAGTGTCTCCAAGGGGAAGACTTGGAAAACTTGACTAATGTATCAGCagcag CCAATCAAGAGATCAAGTCTTTTCACGAGGAGATGTTCGAAGTCATCGCTTGGTCACGAAAAG ACAAGTGCTCAGAAGGAAGTCTCCTCTGTGGACAGTTAGGATCATGCAAGAACAACCCGTTCAGCTTCACCTGTTCTTGTCCTTCTGGTTTCACCTGGGATGGTTCAGAATGTAAAG ACGTCGATGAGTGTGCTGAAGGCAAAGACGACTGTGTCCCCAATGCAACATGTAAGAATAGCATTGGGAGTTACAGCTGCTCCTGCAACAAACCTTTCAAGGGAGATGGAAGAACATCCTGTG agttcAAGTGCAGAAGGCCAGCAGCAAAAAACGTACCCGGAGTTGGATGCATTATGGTAATCCAGATTTCGTTATCATTCGATCACATGAAGAAGAAGTGCAAAGAGGAAGGAGGGAGACTTGCACAACATATGAGTCTGGAACAACTACAGAATATTGGTCGCTCTTTTGGATATCATG GACCTCTTTGGGTTGATGTCTACGACGGGAAGTGGACGAGTGACAGATCTCTCGTCCCAGAAGCCCTTTGGTTGGAAGGATACCGATCGGACCCTTCGAAGCCTTGTGCGGCCCTTGGATGGGAATTTTCTTCTTCTTACAAATTGAAACAATGGGATTGTTCACAAACGTTTTATGGTTATTGCCAGTTCCCGATGCCCTGA